A part of Oryctolagus cuniculus chromosome 4, mOryCun1.1, whole genome shotgun sequence genomic DNA contains:
- the CSNK2A2IP gene encoding casein kinase II subunit alpha'-interacting protein — MVPLAYYDQQSVPLDHSCQLTTDNSLTYEYTGEKLNQINNQPVAKTQSLSSHLSVPSLNSSKKVHECSILPSSKSQVTISQGFYNRAMKSPLPHPKYQPTPALDFHWRSPLRPTSRALNSHLSHPKPQTTPSSDFNKTPPSQELSQTALRSQLPFPRFQSASSNLDLCWTSPLLKSNQRVSSSSLSHLQNQESPSFNNVWTPSTLGPNQRAFSSTLLQSKSQKTSSLDGLWASLLEHNQRSLSSPALSIKSQTNEYLRTSPSLEINQRTMSSLLPDSRLSKKPLVISDPNVLSLPLSHSKLRKPLSHSIHQSQSLPLFQSKSQKTVALDRNFRTFSSPFFHSKFQDTTLPNDKHGATDLPSPPLKPNVSGQLLPNSKYCIRNISSSTLSRRLQNKSSFDFCANTESNKEILWTLDCSQPCIVKGGTVPDDVVNKIVNSISKSKIQRDLCRQILFRRMRGRPNPRPGPRLSTTYMVCLSCASCIKSQCEHLTGKKDPRCATLFVIPTPETNTEGTIEVKLVLILSIPEAPFSSGLSSSMKENQSNEAPDDNLEGMEKIPEIFPTSESDILQGLNMKKKWLTLALENKTINQQPQAVDWLFYVKKSNSQPQSQLPRPSSSSSSSSSSSGSSPSSSASSSSSSSSSSSSALPFSPSPSKHSSKLTHSRYGLTKVLSYHRLPPGVSWLEFIRSKDHQPHPGKRNQIQPPPPKKKPVRHSNKGKRKKGSNILLKFFHTKLQNEKS; from the coding sequence ATGGTGCCATTAGCATATTATGATCAACAGTCTGTGCCTTTAGACCATTCTTGCCAGCTGACCACAGACAATTCATTAACATATGAATACACAGGTGAAAAACTAAATCAAATCAATAACCAACCTGTAGCCAAAACGCAATCTCTTAGCAGTCACCTTTCAGTACCTTCATTAAACTCTAGCAAGAAAGTTCATGAGTGTTCAATATTGCCTTCTTCCAAGTCTCAGGTCACGATTTCACAAGGCTTCTATAACAGGGCCATGAAATCACCATTACCTCACCCCAAATATCAGCCCACACCTGCACTAGACTTTCACTGGAGAAGTCCCCTGCGGCCAACTTCTAGAGCCCTCAACTCACATTTATCCCACCCTAAACCTCAGACAACACCTTCATCAGACTTCAACAAGACACCACCATCCCAGGAGCTCAGTCAAACAGCCCTGAGGTCACAATTACCTTTCCCCAGGTTTCAGAGTGCATCTTCAAATCTAGATCTTTGTTGGACATCACCTTTATTGAAGTCTAATCAAAGAGTTTCCAGTTCATCATTATCTCACCTCCAAAATCAAGAATCACCTTCATTCAACAATGTCTGGACACCGTCTACTTTGGGACCCAATCAAAGAGCCTTCAGCTCAACATTGCTTCAATCTAAATCTCAGAAAACTTCTTCATTAGATGGCCTTTGGGCATCTTTATTGGAACACAACCAAAGATCTTTGAGTTCACCAGCACTGAGCATCAAATCCCAAACAAATGAGTACCTTCGAACATCACCTTCTTTGGAGATCAATCAAAGAACTATGAGTTCACTGTTACCTGATTCCAGACTTTCAAAAAAACCTTTAGTGATCTCTGATCCCAATGTTCTGAGTTTACCATTGTCCCATTCCAAATTAAGAAAACCATTATCACATTCCATCCACCAGTCTCAGAGTTTACCATTGTTCCAGTCAAAATCTCAGAAAACAGTTGCCCTTGATCGTAACTTTCGGACTTTCAGCTCACCATTTTTTCACTCCAAATTTCAGGACACCACTTTACCAAATGACAAACATGGAGCCACAGATCTGCCATCACCTCCGCTCAAGCCAAATGTCTCAGGTCAATTATTACCAAACTCCAAATATTGCATCAGGAACATATCTTCTTCAACACTGAGTCGCAGACTCCAGAATAAAAGCagttttgatttttgtgcaaatacagaatcaaataaagaaattctgTGGACTTTAGACTGCAGCCAGCCCTGCATTGTTAAAGGTGGAACAGTCCCTGATGATGTTGTAAATAAAATTGTCAATTCTATCTCCAAGTCCAAAATCCAGAGGGATCTCTGTAGGCAGATACTGTTTCGAAGGATGAGGGGAAGGCCAAATCCTCGTCCTGGCCCCCGCCTTTCAACAACTTACATGGTTTGTTTATCTTGTGCTTCCTGCATAAAATCTCAGTGTGAACATCTTACAGGAAAAAAAGACCCTCGTTGTGCAACACTCTTTGTCATTCCAACACCTGAGACTAATACTGAGGGAACAATAGAGGTGAAATTGGTTCTTATTCTTTCTATACCCGAGGCTCCCTTCTCTTCTGGTCTCTCATCCTCTATGAAAGAAAATCAGTCTAATGAAGCACCTGATGACAACCTTGAAGGAATGGAGAAAATACCAGAGATTTTCCCCACATCTGAATCTGATATCCTCCAGGGccttaatatgaagaaaaaatggTTGACATTAGCccttgaaaacaaaactataaaccAACAGCCACAGGCTGTGGACTGGctcttttatgttaaaaaaagTAATTCTCAGCCACAATCCCAGCTCCCaaggccttcttcttcttcctcctcctcttcttcctcctcaggctcttccccctcctcttctgcctcttcctcttcctcttcttcctcttcttcctcttctgcctTGCCCTTCTCACCTTCTCCTTCCAAACATTCTAGCAAACTTACCCACTCACGTTATGGACTCACTAAGGTACTTAGCTACCACAGGTTGCCTCCAGGGGTCTCTTGGCTTGAGTTTATACGTAGTAAAGATCACCAACCACATCCTGGAAAACGAAATCAAATTCAACCACCACCTCCCAAAAAGAAACCTGTGAGGCATagcaacaaaggaaaaagaaaaaaggggtcAAACATACTACTCAAATTTTTCCATACAAAGCTCCAAAATGAGAAATCCTGA